The Columba livia isolate bColLiv1 breed racing homer chromosome 18, bColLiv1.pat.W.v2, whole genome shotgun sequence genome includes a region encoding these proteins:
- the ENPP7 gene encoding ectonucleotide pyrophosphatase/phosphodiesterase family member 7 gives MFTSLGLLCAALSLAGGVPVQQRSGRSKVLLVSFDGFRWDYDQDVDTPHLDAMAAEGVKAQYMTPAFITITSPCHFTLLTGRYLENHGVIHNMWFNTSTGVKLPYHTTQGIDSWWDNGSLPIWITAQRQGLKTGSIYFPGGKAKYQGEEVNMKLVEPPLFNYSNETNWRENIDTTMEWFTVNNLDFIALYFGEPDSAGHKYGPESTQRKAMVEQVDRTIGYLRQRIRESGLEPNLNLIITSDHGMDTVIKTNEIHIQTVENFTFQDIEFELLDYGPNGLLLPKEGKLEHVYSVLKDAHPNLHVYKKEDFPRRFHYANHSRITPLVLYSDPGYVIHGRYKVQFNKGEHGFDNEAMNMKTIFRAVGPAFARGLLVEPFESVHVYALLCRLLDIVPEPHDGSLLAVTPMLRSSAPLSPTKKLPVMLGIALALGCWGGLH, from the exons ATGTTCACTTCACTCGGGCTCCTGTGCGCTGCCCTCTCTTTAGCAGGAGGAGTCCCCGTGCAGCAGCGATCCGGCCGCAGCAAAGTCCTCCTGGTGTCCTTTGATGGCTTTCGGTGGGACTATGACCAGGACGTGGACACCCCGCACCTGGACGCGATGGCCGCGGAGGGGGTGAAGGCGCAGTACATGACTCCCGCCTTCATCACCATCACCAGCCCGTGCCACTTCACGCTGCTGACCG GGAGATACCTGGAGAACCACGGGGTGATCCACAACATGTGGTTCAACACCAGCACGGGGGTGAAGCTGCCCTACCACACCACGCAGGGCATCGACAGCTGGTGGGACAACGGCAGCCTGCCCATCTGGATCACCGCGCAGAGACAG GGTTTAAAGACAGGCTCTATCTATTTCCctggaggaaaagcaaaatatcaagGGGAAGAGGTGAATATGAAGTTGGTGGAGCCGCCCTTGTTCAACTACAGCAATGAAACCAACTGGAGAGAGAACATTGACACCACCATGGAATGGTTCACGGTGAACAACCTCGACTTCATCGCGCTCTACTTCGGTGAGCCAGACTCGGCGGGACACAAGTACGGCCCTGAATCCACGCAGAGAAAAGCCATGGTCGAGCAGGTGGACAGAACCATCGGTTACTTGAGGCAGCGTATCCGGGAGAGCGGTCTGGAGCCAAACCTCAACCTCATCATCACGTCCGACCACGGCATGGACACGGTCATAAAGACCAACGAGATTCACATCCAAACAGTAGAGAACTTCACGTTCCAAGACATCGAGTTCGAACTCTTAGATTACGGACCAAACGGACTGCTGTTgccaaaagaaggaaaattagaGCATGTGTACTCAGTCCTGAAAGATGCCCACCCAAACCTACATGTGTACAAGAAAGAAGACTTTCCGAGGAGATTTCACTACGCCAACCATTCCCGGATCACCCCACTCGTGTTGTACAGCGATCCAGGATATGTGATCCATGGG CGGTACAAGGTGCAGTTCAACAAGGGGGAACACGGTTTTGACAACGAGGCCATGAACATGAAAACCATCTTCCGCGCCGTGGGACCCGCCTTCGCGCGGGGGCTGCTGGTGGAGCCCTTCGAGAGCGTCCACGTCTACGCACTGCTGTGCCGGCTGCTGGACATCGTCCCCGAGCCGCACGACGGCTCCCTGCTCGCCGTCACACCCATGCTGC GTTCAAGCGCTCCTCTCTCTCCCACCAAGAAGCTGCCGGTGATGCTGGGAATTGCTCTTGCTCTGGGATGCTGGGGAGGACTACACTAA